The sequence GGCCGATATTTGAGAAGGGTCTCCACGCCTCAGGACATATCTCAAAGGAGGAGCTGGAGAAGGTAATTGACGAGATTGACCCGGACTACATTATCCCAGTCCATACAGAAAGTCCTGAGTGGTTCAAGCACAAGTGGGGTAAGAAAGCCGTTCTTTTAGGGGACGGGGAAAGTTGGGAGGTTTGAGGAATATCGGGGGCCCAGTCAATGAGAATAGCAGTTTACGGCACTTTGAGGAGGGGCAAACCACTTCATTGGTACTTAGAAGGTGCCCGCTTCCTTGGCGAGGACTGGATTACAGGGTACGAGCTCTACTTTGATGCCCTCCTCTACGCCGTCAGAGGTAGTGGAAAGCTGAAAGTTGAGGTGTATGAGGTAACCGATGAGATATTTGAAGGCATTAACCGCATGGAGACGAACGCTGGCTACAGACCAATTGAGGTCAGCACAAAGTTCGGCAGAGCTTTTCTCTGGGAGTGGCCGCATGGACCACGCGGAGAAAAAGTTGAAAGTGGGGATTTTGATGATGTTGATCTGGAAGGGTGGTGAAAGTGCTCCGCTCGAAGCTTGAGGGTGGACTCTGGGGAGTCCTCGTTGGGGATGCTTTCGGCTTAACCTTCCAGTTTACCAGCAGGCTTGCCATGGAGCTGAATTATCCCAAACCCAAAGAAATCCCAATGCTAGATGGTCTTTGGAGCGATGACTCTTCCTTAACTCTTGCAACTGCCCGTGCACTAACAAAGGGATACAATATTGAAAGGATCGCGGAGAACTTCCTCCGCTGGTATTACGACGGCGAATTCACGCCAAGGGGTTATGCATTTGACCAGGGAAAGACAACTTCGAAAGCAATAGAACGCATTGCCAGTGGTGTCCCTCCTTTAAAGGCTGGCGGCAGAAGTGAGTGGGACAATGGCAACGGCTCACTGATGAGGATCCTGCCAGCGGCATACTATGCATACTTCAAGCTTGACTCGCTGGAGGAACGGCTGAAGATTATCCACGAGGTCTCAATGATTACCCACGCTCACCCTCGCTCGCTTATCGGGTGTGGAATTTATTCCTTAATCGTGTGGAACATTCTCGATGGAATGGATAAGTTCAAAGCGTATCGTGAGGCGATAGCAACTGCGAAGGAAGCATACTCTGCCAATCCCTTTGCCAAAGAGCTCGTCCACTATGAGAGGGTTCTAAACGGGAACATCCATCTGGAAAACAGAGGGAAGATTAGGGGTAGCGGTTATGTTGTTCACACGCTTGAAGCAAGCCTCTGGGCTTTTCTGGGGGACGAGAACTTTGAGGACGCAATAAAAGAGGTAGTTTCTCTAGGTGAAGACGCTGACACAACTGGAGCAGTCACCTGTGGTCTGGCCGGTACTTATTATGGTTTAGACTCAATCCCAAGAGAGTGGCTTGAGAGAATAGAGGCAAGGGAATACGCCAAAGAAATAATCAACGCATTTATTGACAGTCTCTTTGATCAGCAAAATGATTGCTGAATTGTCTTATCTAGAGTTTGGATTTTTTATTTTTCTCATTTGAGGAGATAGTATATTCGTTTTTTATTCTATAAACTCTTGATAATCTTCTACCACATCAAGATTTCGATAAACAAATACTGAGCTTGACTCTATTTATCACAATTCTTCATAATACACCTTGCTAATTTGAGCAGAGTATCAAATAATCCAGACAGTAATAGTATATAGCCTATTGAAAATGTTAGCACAAACAGAAAACCCAGTCCTAGCTCCCAGTTACTAATAAGATAACCTATTAATGCTAGCAATAGTGTCATTTTCAATATCCTGAGCACTAACTTCCACTTTTTAATGATAAAAATAACGAAAATTACCAATATTAAAAGCAATAAAATGTCTTTCAGCACTGAAAATCACTCCTACAGGCCTATAATCCCTTTTATCTCAGACATGCTTGTTGCTCAGATCTTTCCTTTGTGTTCAAAGAGCGAATTAAGCTTTTTGAGCATTTTCCCAATGGGTAGACCCGCAAGGGGGCACTCAACTTTGTCTTCTCCAAAGACTTCTTTTACCCAGTTGCAATAGCAAGTGCTTCCCAAGACTACTACCTTGTCGTAATTTATCAGTGGGACTCCATTTAGGTATTTTGTTCTGGCCTGTTCTTTAAGTTCAGATACCGTAATTAGGGGATTTTTGCTACAAACAGCGTTGTAGTTTTTGATCTTCTCATATGGAAGCAAAAAGCCATATTTAGCGGAGAGAATAACATAACTATCCGGATAGAACTTCTCGCAGTATTCAATTGTCTTTTTTGATAAAGGCCCTACATATGCTTTTCTGGCTTCCACATACTCTGGAGCATTGGGGTTTACATCCCAAATTTTCCTTGCACCACATGTTGCAACATATAAATACCTAACCACATCAAACACCTCCTCTATTCACAATCTCCTCAAGGAGTTCAGCCAGATATCCAAATATTTCCTCAGCCTTTTCAGGATCTACTCCGTATGCATCTAAGAGGCCTTCTATGTAAAACGAGGCTTTTTCGCGTGCTGAATCTTCAGGTTCGCCACTGTTTACAAGCTCTAGGTATTTAAGAAATCCCTTTCCCAACACGCTTAAGACTTGTTCAATAATTTCTGCATCAATAGTAGACCTTTTTGTAACCTTCCACGAAAGAACGTCTCTCACTGATATTTCATCTTGGGCAACTTTCCATAACAGTGCATCTGTGAAATCAAAACGTGGAATATAATTGCCGATTTTTTTCTCAATTTCTTCCTTTAGTCTTAAGAAATCCAACACTATTCGCTCGTGAACTTTAATAAGGGCATCTAGAGTCTCTGGAGTCAACCGAACCACATGGTCCAAGTTGTTAATTTTGTATCCGAGTTTTTTAGCCCCGATTACAAACTTCCTATTGTACACTGGATATTTGTCGGGATTTAGGGAGAACAGTATCTCTGAGACGGCTCCTGACCCAAAGCCAGGTATTTTTATTCCAAGCCTCTCTGAAAGTGGCTTTTCTTCATCAAGAAGCAGTTTAAACGACTCTGCCAGTTCCTCCAAGCTCATGTACTTTAGCACTCTCTCATTTGCATACCACTCAAGATCCTTGTATGTAAAGCGAAGAGCCCATATTTCTCCGATAATCTCAATAAGAGCCTCCCGTCTGGGTTGCTTGATAAATGACTGAATACTGTTGATGATTTTCTCCCTGTGAAGTCTTCTTTCTTCCCAGAATTCTCTGTTGAACAGTACTTCCATTACCCCCCCTCCCAGCATTCTAGCATTGAGTAACCCTTCTGTTTATTTAAACTTTTCTAGTTACAAAGTTCATTGAGTTTATATTCAACTCAATAATAGAAACATTTAAATACTCAGAGACCAATACAGTATTAAGGGGGAGGTATGTCCTATGAAGGATGAACGCTGGTATAAAGTTGTAGAGGAAGTTAGCCGAATATTCTCCGAAATACCCATGGACATCTGGGACAGAATTGTTAAAGAAGAACCAGAAACCAAGCTCGGAGATCAGCTAGAGCGCTATGGATTTGGAAAGTTTGCAACATTCATGGTTGTGGCAGGACTCAACGACTATCAGCTAAAAGGGCCGGCTGAGAAAGTATATTGGCCGAAGTTGCACGAGATACTTCGGAAAAATCCGGTTCCAGATACTCCAAAGGAACTTTATGGGATACTGCTCCCATTCTATGAATTGGAGCGCCTGAAAACTGCAAAAGTGAGGAGATTAGAAAAATTCCTTCATAGTGATCTAGCTACTGAACTCTGGAATTCAACTCCTCAGGAAGTAGCTCGGAAGTTTCATCAGATCTGGATCCAACTTTCAAAGATTATGGGGCAGAGAAAAGATGCCAAAACAATAGTGTTTGCAATGAAAACCTTGGGAATAGCGTTGATCCTTGCAGGAGAGTATGGATTTGACTTTAGTGGAATTCCTATCCCTGTGGATATAAGAGTGAGGAGAATAACCTCTAAATTGCTAGGGGAGCAGCTAGATGATGACTCAATTAGGAAATTTTGGAACAGTGTCCTCAAAAAGATAAGGGAGCTAAATGTACCAATTACAATGATTCATCTTGATAGCTTGGTGTGGCAGATCGGCAATATGGACTCCTGTAAAGACATCAAGGCATATTTCGAGAAGTTTGGTATCCTTAATATAGGAGACGAGCTCTGCAAAATAATAGAGAACCAGCGAACTACTTGAAAATGCATTTTCCTCATTAAATTTTTATTCTGAGGTTGTGCTCTTTGAATCTCTGTTTAAAAATCAGGGGTGGAAGTGTTTTATCTCGGAGGTCTTAATATGGAAAGTCCGCTATTGGGTCTTTATAAAGAGAGAAAGGATGTTATCGAATCCCTTCTTAAAAGACTCAGAGACTCTGAAATGTGCGAGGACTGGGGAAACTTTGCTTCCGTAAGAAGAAGACCAATGCTCGCTACGGTCATCCATTACCTCCAGAACTATGCAGGGTATTCGGAGGGAGTATCGTTAGAGGAGTTAAAGGCATTTCTTTACTGCATGTTTCTCGCGGGAAGCCACGGAGATTTAGACATTATTAAGTCAATGACTTGGTGTCCCATTGAACAGACACTTGAGGAAAGTATTGGTGTCGAAAAAACCGCTGACGGAAGATACGTTGCAAAATCACTGGGGAGGGATAGGAAACCAACGTACTGGAACACGCTGGAACCGCTCTGCAGGGTTGCGGAAAGAATATGCAAAGATATTCTCAATCCGCCTAATGAGTGGGTAAGGGAACTACTCTCGCTTTCCCCGGAATTCCTTGCAAGAAGCCGGGACATGGAGGAATACTTGAGGGAACTCAAATTTGAGATCCACTTCCAAAGGGAACAACGTAGAAAGGAACAACGATTCAGGGAGATTACAAAGCTCGTGAGGCCTGAAGGCATAACAGTTCAGGAATTCTTGGAGAAAGGATTCTCGGAGAGTGACTTAGCTGATCTCAAGAAAGCCTATGAAGAAGCTTGGCAAAGAGAGAAGCTCCTCTATGCGGACGGATACATAAAGTTGCTCACTAGCATTGCCGAGTATTATGGGGAAAAGCAAGGAAGTGAGAGTGAAGACGAGCTCACGAGGCTTCTATATGAAGTCTTTGGAGAAGTGGATAGAGACAGCGAACTAGTTGCAGAACATTACATTAAAGCAGCGGACGTTGCTACATCGGTCAGCCTGATTTACTTCCCACAGCAGAACTCTCCGGAGGAGGCAGAGAGATACCTCAAGCTGGCTTTAGAGCTCGAGGAGAAAGCCATGGAGCTTGGGGTCGTTCCGGAGTATCACTCAATAACGCTAAACAACTTAGGAACTCATTATTATGAAACCAATCGTCCTGAAGAAGCTCTGTCAGTACTTAAGAAAGCACTGGAGTACGCAAAGACGCCCGAAGAGAAGGGTCTTGTCCTGCACAACTTGGCCTTAATTTACGCAGATTTGGGAATGAAGAAGGAGGCAGTTAGTTGTATGGTGAAGTCACTCTGTATTCACTACTCGACACAGCATGAGTTGGGAAACGCTTCACTTTATGACGATGCTATCAGTAGAATAATCGACATGACGGGCGATTCTCATACTGATATTTACGCTCTCAAGGTAGCCCTTGACCTGATCGGAGGAAATTTAAGCTTAGAAGAAGCCAGAGACATACTTGAACAGATTAACAGAGAAGAATGGCCATTAGCTGATGCTTTGTTCTCGATGCTAAGTGGAGAAGAATACCAGACTCCAACTGAGGCACAAGAATGTGAGAAGCTCCTGCAGGATGTTGCAGAAAGACTCAAAAGGAGTGAATATGATTAACCTGGGGTGGTGAAGTTGGGCGCTACAGCTTTCATTCTCGTGGGGAACCGGCCATACCTTACACCAGGTCTGCCTAACCCGGGTTACCTTCTAGTTCTTTACGAGAACAACATGCCGGCCTGGGAGTTGATTCCGCTCTACCCATATCTTGAGAAGAACCTGGGAAAAAGATCAGTAATCTGGATTCCCTCCATTGAAAATATGCTTGAAGATGCTCTCCTGATGGTAGGGATTTACGTTACCAAAGATCCCGAGCTCATAAAGATGGCGGAGAAGGTCTTTGGACGTAATTTCAAAGCGGAGAGAATAGAAATTGGAGGAAACCCGGAAGTTGAAAAGCTGAGGGAAATAGCCCGCAGAAACCTTCAGAGGTATGATATCGGTCTTTTGATAATCCCTCTCAAGGATAGCACAATAATTAGACAGCTCGACTACCTGAAGCGTT comes from Thermococcus alcaliphilus and encodes:
- a CDS encoding gamma-glutamylcyclotransferase family protein, translated to MRIAVYGTLRRGKPLHWYLEGARFLGEDWITGYELYFDALLYAVRGSGKLKVEVYEVTDEIFEGINRMETNAGYRPIEVSTKFGRAFLWEWPHGPRGEKVESGDFDDVDLEGW
- a CDS encoding ADP-ribosylglycohydrolase family protein; this translates as MLRSKLEGGLWGVLVGDAFGLTFQFTSRLAMELNYPKPKEIPMLDGLWSDDSSLTLATARALTKGYNIERIAENFLRWYYDGEFTPRGYAFDQGKTTSKAIERIASGVPPLKAGGRSEWDNGNGSLMRILPAAYYAYFKLDSLEERLKIIHEVSMITHAHPRSLIGCGIYSLIVWNILDGMDKFKAYREAIATAKEAYSANPFAKELVHYERVLNGNIHLENRGKIRGSGYVVHTLEASLWAFLGDENFEDAIKEVVSLGEDADTTGAVTCGLAGTYYGLDSIPREWLERIEAREYAKEIINAFIDSLFDQQNDC
- a CDS encoding DUF6884 domain-containing protein, which codes for MVRYLYVATCGARKIWDVNPNAPEYVEARKAYVGPLSKKTIEYCEKFYPDSYVILSAKYGFLLPYEKIKNYNAVCSKNPLITVSELKEQARTKYLNGVPLINYDKVVVLGSTCYCNWVKEVFGEDKVECPLAGLPIGKMLKKLNSLFEHKGKI
- a CDS encoding N-glycosylase/DNA lyase, with the translated sequence MKDERWYKVVEEVSRIFSEIPMDIWDRIVKEEPETKLGDQLERYGFGKFATFMVVAGLNDYQLKGPAEKVYWPKLHEILRKNPVPDTPKELYGILLPFYELERLKTAKVRRLEKFLHSDLATELWNSTPQEVARKFHQIWIQLSKIMGQRKDAKTIVFAMKTLGIALILAGEYGFDFSGIPIPVDIRVRRITSKLLGEQLDDDSIRKFWNSVLKKIRELNVPITMIHLDSLVWQIGNMDSCKDIKAYFEKFGILNIGDELCKIIENQRTT
- a CDS encoding tetratricopeptide repeat protein, whose protein sequence is MESPLLGLYKERKDVIESLLKRLRDSEMCEDWGNFASVRRRPMLATVIHYLQNYAGYSEGVSLEELKAFLYCMFLAGSHGDLDIIKSMTWCPIEQTLEESIGVEKTADGRYVAKSLGRDRKPTYWNTLEPLCRVAERICKDILNPPNEWVRELLSLSPEFLARSRDMEEYLRELKFEIHFQREQRRKEQRFREITKLVRPEGITVQEFLEKGFSESDLADLKKAYEEAWQREKLLYADGYIKLLTSIAEYYGEKQGSESEDELTRLLYEVFGEVDRDSELVAEHYIKAADVATSVSLIYFPQQNSPEEAERYLKLALELEEKAMELGVVPEYHSITLNNLGTHYYETNRPEEALSVLKKALEYAKTPEEKGLVLHNLALIYADLGMKKEAVSCMVKSLCIHYSTQHELGNASLYDDAISRIIDMTGDSHTDIYALKVALDLIGGNLSLEEARDILEQINREEWPLADALFSMLSGEEYQTPTEAQECEKLLQDVAERLKRSEYD